The following proteins are encoded in a genomic region of Pseudorca crassidens isolate mPseCra1 chromosome 5, mPseCra1.hap1, whole genome shotgun sequence:
- the SIK1 gene encoding serine/threonine-protein kinase SIK1 isoform X1, producing the protein MVIMSELSAAPAGSGQGQQKPLRVGFYDIERTLGKGNFAVVKLARHRVTKTQVAIKIIDKTRLDSSNLEKIYREVQIMKLLSHPHIIKLYQVMETKDMLYIVTEFAKNGEMFDYLTSTGHLSESEARKKFWQILSAVEYCHSHNIVHRDLKTENLLLDGNMDIKLADFGFGNFYKPGEPLSTWCGSPPYAAPEVFEGKEYEGPQLDIWSLGVVLYVLVCGSLPFDGPSLPALRQRVLEGRFRIPFFMSRDCETLVRRMLAVDPTKRITISQIWEHRWMRADPALRQPTCPVFLLGYASSLGSYDEQALGIMQTLGVDRQRTVESLQNSSYNHFAAIYYLLLERLKELRLAQPPARPGHAWQQRPRSSDLSGFEVPQEGPPGDAFRSALLCAQPQTLGQSVLQAELDCDLHGSLQPSLFPVDTGCHGVCQWRSVSPSSLLDTAISEEARRGPGLDEEQVARGPPPGSTGRRHTLAEVSTCFSPRIPPCIVVSPSAASPSEGTSSDSCLTSAGDGLAGLSGHLVAQGLLSACSPLRLASPLLGTQSATPVLQAQGALGGAALLPVSFQEGRRASDTSLTQGLKAFRQQLRKNARTKGFLGLNKIKGLARQVCQPSSSRTSRGGLSTFQLPAQSPGLHGGGAGGREGRSLLEEVLHQQRLLQLQHHPAAPPGCQPAAQPPPAPLVLAPCDGALLVSGLRKELGLGPGLLLPTPLLQAGGSHVASAAQLLDAHLRISSSTAPGPAAVAPQPCFATLSPSLEPAGLPQGDCEMEDLTSGPPGTFVLVQ; encoded by the exons ATGGTGATCATGTCGGAGTTGAGCGCGGCCCCCGCGGGCTCGGGCCAGGGACAGCAGAAACCTCTCCGGGTGGGCTTTTACGACATCGAGCGGACCCTGGGCAAGGGCAATTTCGCGGTGGTGAAGCTGGCCCGGCATCGAGTTACCAAGACGCAG GTTGCAATAAAAATAATCGACAAGACACGATTAGATTCAAgcaatttggaaaaaatataccGTGAAGTTCAGATCATGAAGCTTCTGAGTCATCCTCATATCATAAAGCTTTATCAG GTTATGGAAACAAAGGATATGCTTTACATTGTCACCGAATTcgcaaaaaatggagaaatgtttG ATTACTTGACCTCCACCGGGCACCTGAGCGAGAGTGAAGCCCGCAAGAAGTTCTGGCAGATTCTGTCAGCTGTGGAATACTGCCACAGCCATAACATCGTCCACCGGGACCTCAAGACCGAGAACCTGTTGCTGGACGGCAACATGGACATCAAGCTGGCAG ATTTCGGGTTTGGGAATTTCTATAAGCCAGGAGAGCCTCTGTCCACGTGGTGTGGGAGCCCCCCGTACGCAGCCCCGGAGGTCTTCGAGGGGAAGGAGTACGAAGGCCCCCAGCTGGACATCTGG AGCCTAGGCGTCGTGCTGTACGTCCTCGTCTGCGGGTCTCTTCCCTTCGACGGGCCTAGCCTGCCGGCCTTGCGGCAGCGGGTGCTGGAGGGCCGGTTCCGCATCCCCTTCTTCATGTCTCGAG ACTGCGAGACGCTGGTCCGCCGCATGCTGGCCGTGGACCCCACCAAGCGCATCACCATCAGCCAGATCTGGGAGCACAGGTGGATGCGGGCCGACCCCGCCCTGCGGCAGCCCACCTGCCCCGTCTTCTTGCTCGGCTACGCCTCCAGCCTGGGCAGCTATGACGAGCAGGCGCTGGGCATCATGCAGACGCTGGGCGTGGACCGGCAGAGGACCGTGGAG TCGCTGCAGAACAGCAGCTACAACCACTTCGCTGCCATTTATTACCTCCTCCTGGAGCGGTTGAAGGAACTCCGGCTCGCCCAGCCGCCGGCCCGCCCCGGCCACGCCTGGCAACAGAGGCCCCGGAGCTCGGACCTCAGCGGATTTGAG GTGCCTCAGGAAGGCCCCCCCGGTGACGCTTTCCGCTCCGCCCTGCTCTGCGCACAGCCCCAGACCTTGGGTCAGTCTGTCCTGCAGGCCGAGCTGGACTGTGACCTCCACGGCTCACTGCAG CCCTCGCTCTTCCCCGTGGACACCGGTTGCCACGGCGTGTGCCAGTGGCGCTCCGTCTCCCCCAGCAGCCTGCTGGACACGGCCATCAGCGAGGAGGCCAGGCGGGGCCCGGGCCTGGACGAGGAGCAGGTCGCACGGGGGCCCCCGCCTGGCAGCACCGGCCGGAGACACACGCTGGCCGAGGTTTCCACTTGCTTCTCCCCACGCATCCCTCCAT GTATCGTTGTCTCCCCCTCCGCGGCCAGTCCTTCCGAAGGCACCAGCTCCGACAGCTGCCTGACCTCTGCGGGTGACGGCCTGGCTGGGCTCAGCGGACACCTGGTCGCTCAGGGGCTGCTGAGCGCCTGCTCTCCGCTCAGACTGGCCTCGCCACTCCTGGGGACCCAGTCCGCCACCCCTGTGCTGCAGGCGCAGGGGGCCCTGGGAGGAGCCGCCCTGCTCCCCGTCAGCTTCCAGGAGGGCCGGAGGGCGTCAGACACCTCTCTCACTCAAG GGCTGAAAGCCTTTCGGCAGCAGCTGAGGAAGAACGCGAGGACCAAAGGCTTTCTGGGGCTGAACAAGATCAAGGGGCTGGCTCGCCAGGTGTGCCAGCCCTCCTCCAGCCGGACCTCGAGGGGCGGCCTGAGCACCTTCCAGCTGCCCGCACAGAGCCCGGGCCTGCACGGCGGCGGGGCTGGCGGCCGGGAGGGCAGGAGCCTGCTGGAGGAGGTGTTGCACCAGCAGAG GTTGCTCCAGTTACAGCACCACCCGGCGGCCCCACCCGGCTGCCAGCCGGCCGCCCAgccccccccagcccccttgGTCCTCGCCCCCTGCGATGGCGCCCTCCTCGTGTCGGGACTGCggaaggagctggggctggggcccgGCCTGCTGCTGCCGACCCCGCTGCTGCAGGCCGGGGGCTCCCACGTGGCGTCGGCCGCCCAGCTCCTGGACGCCCACCTGCGCATCAGCAGCTCCACGGCCCCCGGCCCTGCCGCCGTGGCCCCCCAGCCATGCTTCGCCACGCTGTCCCCGAGCCTGGAACCCGCGGGGCTGCCCCAGGGGGACTGTGAAATGGAGGACTTGACCTCGGGCCCGCCGGGCACCTTCGTCTTGGTGCAGTGA
- the SIK1 gene encoding serine/threonine-protein kinase SIK1 isoform X2, with the protein MVIMSELSAAPAGSGQGQQKPLRVGFYDIERTLGKGNFAVVKLARHRVTKTQVAIKIIDKTRLDSSNLEKIYREVQIMKLLSHPHIIKLYQVMETKDMLYIVTEFAKNGEMFDYLTSTGHLSESEARKKFWQILSAVEYCHSHNIVHRDLKTENLLLDGNMDIKLADFGFGNFYKPGEPLSTWCGSPPYAAPEVFEGKEYEGPQLDIWSLGVVLYVLVCGSLPFDGPSLPALRQRVLEGRFRIPFFMSRDCETLVRRMLAVDPTKRITISQIWEHRWMRADPALRQPTCPVFLLGYASSLGSYDEQALGIMQTLGVDRQRTVESLQNSSYNHFAAIYYLLLERLKELRLAQPPARPGHAWQQRPRSSDLSGFEPSLFPVDTGCHGVCQWRSVSPSSLLDTAISEEARRGPGLDEEQVARGPPPGSTGRRHTLAEVSTCFSPRIPPCIVVSPSAASPSEGTSSDSCLTSAGDGLAGLSGHLVAQGLLSACSPLRLASPLLGTQSATPVLQAQGALGGAALLPVSFQEGRRASDTSLTQGLKAFRQQLRKNARTKGFLGLNKIKGLARQVCQPSSSRTSRGGLSTFQLPAQSPGLHGGGAGGREGRSLLEEVLHQQRLLQLQHHPAAPPGCQPAAQPPPAPLVLAPCDGALLVSGLRKELGLGPGLLLPTPLLQAGGSHVASAAQLLDAHLRISSSTAPGPAAVAPQPCFATLSPSLEPAGLPQGDCEMEDLTSGPPGTFVLVQ; encoded by the exons ATGGTGATCATGTCGGAGTTGAGCGCGGCCCCCGCGGGCTCGGGCCAGGGACAGCAGAAACCTCTCCGGGTGGGCTTTTACGACATCGAGCGGACCCTGGGCAAGGGCAATTTCGCGGTGGTGAAGCTGGCCCGGCATCGAGTTACCAAGACGCAG GTTGCAATAAAAATAATCGACAAGACACGATTAGATTCAAgcaatttggaaaaaatataccGTGAAGTTCAGATCATGAAGCTTCTGAGTCATCCTCATATCATAAAGCTTTATCAG GTTATGGAAACAAAGGATATGCTTTACATTGTCACCGAATTcgcaaaaaatggagaaatgtttG ATTACTTGACCTCCACCGGGCACCTGAGCGAGAGTGAAGCCCGCAAGAAGTTCTGGCAGATTCTGTCAGCTGTGGAATACTGCCACAGCCATAACATCGTCCACCGGGACCTCAAGACCGAGAACCTGTTGCTGGACGGCAACATGGACATCAAGCTGGCAG ATTTCGGGTTTGGGAATTTCTATAAGCCAGGAGAGCCTCTGTCCACGTGGTGTGGGAGCCCCCCGTACGCAGCCCCGGAGGTCTTCGAGGGGAAGGAGTACGAAGGCCCCCAGCTGGACATCTGG AGCCTAGGCGTCGTGCTGTACGTCCTCGTCTGCGGGTCTCTTCCCTTCGACGGGCCTAGCCTGCCGGCCTTGCGGCAGCGGGTGCTGGAGGGCCGGTTCCGCATCCCCTTCTTCATGTCTCGAG ACTGCGAGACGCTGGTCCGCCGCATGCTGGCCGTGGACCCCACCAAGCGCATCACCATCAGCCAGATCTGGGAGCACAGGTGGATGCGGGCCGACCCCGCCCTGCGGCAGCCCACCTGCCCCGTCTTCTTGCTCGGCTACGCCTCCAGCCTGGGCAGCTATGACGAGCAGGCGCTGGGCATCATGCAGACGCTGGGCGTGGACCGGCAGAGGACCGTGGAG TCGCTGCAGAACAGCAGCTACAACCACTTCGCTGCCATTTATTACCTCCTCCTGGAGCGGTTGAAGGAACTCCGGCTCGCCCAGCCGCCGGCCCGCCCCGGCCACGCCTGGCAACAGAGGCCCCGGAGCTCGGACCTCAGCGGATTTGAG CCCTCGCTCTTCCCCGTGGACACCGGTTGCCACGGCGTGTGCCAGTGGCGCTCCGTCTCCCCCAGCAGCCTGCTGGACACGGCCATCAGCGAGGAGGCCAGGCGGGGCCCGGGCCTGGACGAGGAGCAGGTCGCACGGGGGCCCCCGCCTGGCAGCACCGGCCGGAGACACACGCTGGCCGAGGTTTCCACTTGCTTCTCCCCACGCATCCCTCCAT GTATCGTTGTCTCCCCCTCCGCGGCCAGTCCTTCCGAAGGCACCAGCTCCGACAGCTGCCTGACCTCTGCGGGTGACGGCCTGGCTGGGCTCAGCGGACACCTGGTCGCTCAGGGGCTGCTGAGCGCCTGCTCTCCGCTCAGACTGGCCTCGCCACTCCTGGGGACCCAGTCCGCCACCCCTGTGCTGCAGGCGCAGGGGGCCCTGGGAGGAGCCGCCCTGCTCCCCGTCAGCTTCCAGGAGGGCCGGAGGGCGTCAGACACCTCTCTCACTCAAG GGCTGAAAGCCTTTCGGCAGCAGCTGAGGAAGAACGCGAGGACCAAAGGCTTTCTGGGGCTGAACAAGATCAAGGGGCTGGCTCGCCAGGTGTGCCAGCCCTCCTCCAGCCGGACCTCGAGGGGCGGCCTGAGCACCTTCCAGCTGCCCGCACAGAGCCCGGGCCTGCACGGCGGCGGGGCTGGCGGCCGGGAGGGCAGGAGCCTGCTGGAGGAGGTGTTGCACCAGCAGAG GTTGCTCCAGTTACAGCACCACCCGGCGGCCCCACCCGGCTGCCAGCCGGCCGCCCAgccccccccagcccccttgGTCCTCGCCCCCTGCGATGGCGCCCTCCTCGTGTCGGGACTGCggaaggagctggggctggggcccgGCCTGCTGCTGCCGACCCCGCTGCTGCAGGCCGGGGGCTCCCACGTGGCGTCGGCCGCCCAGCTCCTGGACGCCCACCTGCGCATCAGCAGCTCCACGGCCCCCGGCCCTGCCGCCGTGGCCCCCCAGCCATGCTTCGCCACGCTGTCCCCGAGCCTGGAACCCGCGGGGCTGCCCCAGGGGGACTGTGAAATGGAGGACTTGACCTCGGGCCCGCCGGGCACCTTCGTCTTGGTGCAGTGA